A region from the Prionailurus viverrinus isolate Anna chromosome E2, UM_Priviv_1.0, whole genome shotgun sequence genome encodes:
- the SAMD4B gene encoding protein Smaug homolog 2 isoform X1, translating to MMFRDQVGILAGWFKGWNECEQTVALLSLLKRVTRTQARFLQLCLEHSLADCNDIHLLESEANSAAIVSQWQQESKEKVVSLLLSHLPLLQPGNTEAKSEYMRLLQKVLAYSIESNAFIEESRQLLSYALIHPATTLEDRNALALWLSHLEERLASGFRTRPEPTYHSRQGSDEWGGPAELGPGEAGPGWQDKPPRENGHVPFHPSSSVPPAINSIGSNANTGLPCQIHPSPLKRSMSLIPTSPQAPGEWPSPEELGARAAFTTPDHAPLSPQSSVASSGSEQTEEQGSSRNTFQEDGSGMKDVPSWLKSLRLHKYAALFSQMSYEEMMTLTEQHLESQNVTKGARHKIALSIQKLRERQSVLKSLEKDVLEGGNLRNALQELQQIIITPIKAYSVLQATVAAAAAATPTAKDGSRGEPPLPGAEPPLAHPGTDKGTEAKDPPAAESYPPPPAPAPTDGSEPAPAPVADGDIPSQFTRVMGKVCTQLLVSRPDEENITSYLQLIEKCLTHEAFTETQKKRLLSWKQQVLKLLRTFPRKAALEMQSYRQQKGWAFGSNSLPIAGSVGMGVARRTQRQFPMPPRALPPGRMGLLSPSGIGGISPRHALTSPSLGGQGRQNLWFANPGGSNSMPSQSRSSVQRTHSLPVHSSPQAILMFPPDCPVPGPDLEINPTLESLCLSMTEHALGDGTDKTSTI from the exons CCATCGTCAGCCAGTGGCAGCAGGAGTCCAAAGAGAAGGTGGTATCCCTCCTGCTGTCCCACCTGCCCCTGCTTCAGCCAGGCAACACGGAGGCCAAGTCGGAGTACATGAGACTGCTGCAGAAAGTGCTGGCCTACTCGATCGAGAGCAATGCCTTCATCGAGGAGAGCCGCCAGCTGCTCTCTTACGCCCTCATCCACCCGGCCACCACACTGGAGGACCGCAATGCACTGGCCCTCTGGCTGAGCCACCTGGAAGAGCGGCTGGCCAGCGGCTTCCGCACCCGGCCTGAGCCTACCTACCACTCACGCCAAGGCTCAGATGAATGGGGGGGCCCTGCagagctgggccctggggaggcagggccagGCTGGCAGGACAAACCACCCCGGGAAAATGGACACGTGCCCTTCCACCCATCCAGCTCAGTGCCGCCAGCCATCAACAGTATTGGGAGCAATGCAAACACAG GTCTCCCCTGCCAAATTCACCCCAGCCCGCTGAAGCGCTCCATGTCTCTCATCCCCACGAGCCCCCAGGCCCCTGGTGAGTGGCCGAGTCCGGAGGAGCTCGGGGCCCGGGCTGCTTTCACCACGCCCGACCACGCACCCCTCTCACCCCAGAGCAGCGTGGCCTCCTCTGGCAGTGAGCAGACGGAGGAGCAGGGCTCCAGCCGGAACACCTTCCAGGAGGACGGCAGTGGCATGAAAG ATGTACCCTCATGGCTCAAGAGCCTCCGCTTGCACAAGTACGCAGCCCTCTTCTCACAGATGAGCTACGAGGAGATGATGACACTGACTGAGCAGCACCTGGAGTCTCAG AATGTCACCAAAGGTGCCCGCCACAAGATAGCCCTCAGCATCCAGAAGCTGCGTGAGAGGCAGAGCGTCCTCAAGTCCCTGGAGAAG GATGTGCTGGAAGGAGGGAATCTGCGAAACGCTCTGCAGGAGCTGCAGCAGATAATTATCACCCCCATCAAGGCCTACAGCGTCCTCCAAGCCACCGtggctgctgccgctgctgccaCCCCTACTGCCAAGGATGGGAGCCGGGGGGAGCCACCACTGCCAGGTGCTGAGCCTCCCCTGGCTCACCCCGGCACAGACAAGGGCACTGAGGCCAAGGACCCTCCAGCTGCAGAGAGCTACCCCCCTCCACCAGCTCCGGCTCCCACTGATGGCAGTGAGCCAGCCCCGGCTCCCGTCGCCGACGGAGACATCCCCAGCCAGTTTACACGGGTGATGGGCAAAG TGTGCACCCAGCTGCTGGTGTCCCGACCAGACGAGGAGAACATCACCAGTTACCTCCAGCTCATTGAAAAGTGCCTGACTCATGAG GCGTTCACGGAGACGCAGAAGAAACGGCTGCTGTCCTGGAAACAGCAAGTGCTGAAGCTCCTGCGGACCTTCCCACGCAAAGCCGCACTAGAGATGCAGAGCTACCGGCAGCAGAAagg CTGGGCGTTCGGCTCCAACTCGCTTCCCATAGCTGGCTCTGTGGGGATGGGGGTAGCCCGGCGGACCCAGCGGCAGTTCCCCATGCCTCCCCGGGCCCTCCCGCCCGGCAGGATGGGCCTTCTGAGCCCTTCGGGCATTGGGGGCATCTCCCCGCGACATGCCCTCACTAGCCCCAGTCTTGGGGGCCAGGGCCGACAG AACCTGTGGTTTGCCAACCCCGGAGGCAGCAACAGCATGCCCAGCCAGAGCCGCAGCTCTGTGCAGCGCACCCACTCCCTCCCGGTCCATTCGTCGCCCCAGGCCATTCTCATGTTCCCTCCAG ACTGCCCGGTCCCTGGGCCTGACCTGGAGATCAATCCCACTCTGGAGTCTCTATGTCTGAGCATGACAGAACACGCCTTGGGTG ATGGGACAGACAAAACCTCCACCATCTGA
- the SAMD4B gene encoding protein Smaug homolog 2 isoform X2, translated as MRLLQKVLAYSIESNAFIEESRQLLSYALIHPATTLEDRNALALWLSHLEERLASGFRTRPEPTYHSRQGSDEWGGPAELGPGEAGPGWQDKPPRENGHVPFHPSSSVPPAINSIGSNANTGLPCQIHPSPLKRSMSLIPTSPQAPGEWPSPEELGARAAFTTPDHAPLSPQSSVASSGSEQTEEQGSSRNTFQEDGSGMKDVPSWLKSLRLHKYAALFSQMSYEEMMTLTEQHLESQNVTKGARHKIALSIQKLRERQSVLKSLEKDVLEGGNLRNALQELQQIIITPIKAYSVLQATVAAAAAATPTAKDGSRGEPPLPGAEPPLAHPGTDKGTEAKDPPAAESYPPPPAPAPTDGSEPAPAPVADGDIPSQFTRVMGKVCTQLLVSRPDEENITSYLQLIEKCLTHEAFTETQKKRLLSWKQQVLKLLRTFPRKAALEMQSYRQQKGWAFGSNSLPIAGSVGMGVARRTQRQFPMPPRALPPGRMGLLSPSGIGGISPRHALTSPSLGGQGRQNLWFANPGGSNSMPSQSRSSVQRTHSLPVHSSPQAILMFPPDCPVPGPDLEINPTLESLCLSMTEHALGDGTDKTSTI; from the exons ATGAGACTGCTGCAGAAAGTGCTGGCCTACTCGATCGAGAGCAATGCCTTCATCGAGGAGAGCCGCCAGCTGCTCTCTTACGCCCTCATCCACCCGGCCACCACACTGGAGGACCGCAATGCACTGGCCCTCTGGCTGAGCCACCTGGAAGAGCGGCTGGCCAGCGGCTTCCGCACCCGGCCTGAGCCTACCTACCACTCACGCCAAGGCTCAGATGAATGGGGGGGCCCTGCagagctgggccctggggaggcagggccagGCTGGCAGGACAAACCACCCCGGGAAAATGGACACGTGCCCTTCCACCCATCCAGCTCAGTGCCGCCAGCCATCAACAGTATTGGGAGCAATGCAAACACAG GTCTCCCCTGCCAAATTCACCCCAGCCCGCTGAAGCGCTCCATGTCTCTCATCCCCACGAGCCCCCAGGCCCCTGGTGAGTGGCCGAGTCCGGAGGAGCTCGGGGCCCGGGCTGCTTTCACCACGCCCGACCACGCACCCCTCTCACCCCAGAGCAGCGTGGCCTCCTCTGGCAGTGAGCAGACGGAGGAGCAGGGCTCCAGCCGGAACACCTTCCAGGAGGACGGCAGTGGCATGAAAG ATGTACCCTCATGGCTCAAGAGCCTCCGCTTGCACAAGTACGCAGCCCTCTTCTCACAGATGAGCTACGAGGAGATGATGACACTGACTGAGCAGCACCTGGAGTCTCAG AATGTCACCAAAGGTGCCCGCCACAAGATAGCCCTCAGCATCCAGAAGCTGCGTGAGAGGCAGAGCGTCCTCAAGTCCCTGGAGAAG GATGTGCTGGAAGGAGGGAATCTGCGAAACGCTCTGCAGGAGCTGCAGCAGATAATTATCACCCCCATCAAGGCCTACAGCGTCCTCCAAGCCACCGtggctgctgccgctgctgccaCCCCTACTGCCAAGGATGGGAGCCGGGGGGAGCCACCACTGCCAGGTGCTGAGCCTCCCCTGGCTCACCCCGGCACAGACAAGGGCACTGAGGCCAAGGACCCTCCAGCTGCAGAGAGCTACCCCCCTCCACCAGCTCCGGCTCCCACTGATGGCAGTGAGCCAGCCCCGGCTCCCGTCGCCGACGGAGACATCCCCAGCCAGTTTACACGGGTGATGGGCAAAG TGTGCACCCAGCTGCTGGTGTCCCGACCAGACGAGGAGAACATCACCAGTTACCTCCAGCTCATTGAAAAGTGCCTGACTCATGAG GCGTTCACGGAGACGCAGAAGAAACGGCTGCTGTCCTGGAAACAGCAAGTGCTGAAGCTCCTGCGGACCTTCCCACGCAAAGCCGCACTAGAGATGCAGAGCTACCGGCAGCAGAAagg CTGGGCGTTCGGCTCCAACTCGCTTCCCATAGCTGGCTCTGTGGGGATGGGGGTAGCCCGGCGGACCCAGCGGCAGTTCCCCATGCCTCCCCGGGCCCTCCCGCCCGGCAGGATGGGCCTTCTGAGCCCTTCGGGCATTGGGGGCATCTCCCCGCGACATGCCCTCACTAGCCCCAGTCTTGGGGGCCAGGGCCGACAG AACCTGTGGTTTGCCAACCCCGGAGGCAGCAACAGCATGCCCAGCCAGAGCCGCAGCTCTGTGCAGCGCACCCACTCCCTCCCGGTCCATTCGTCGCCCCAGGCCATTCTCATGTTCCCTCCAG ACTGCCCGGTCCCTGGGCCTGACCTGGAGATCAATCCCACTCTGGAGTCTCTATGTCTGAGCATGACAGAACACGCCTTGGGTG ATGGGACAGACAAAACCTCCACCATCTGA
- the PAF1 gene encoding RNA polymerase II-associated factor 1 homolog gives MAPTIQTQAQREDGHRPNSHRTLPERSGVVCRVKYCNSLPDIPFDPKFITYPFDQNRFVQYKATSLEKQHKHDLLTEPDLGVTIDLINPDTYRIDPNVLLDPADEKLLEEEIQAPTSSKRSQQHAKVVPWMRKTEYISTEFNRYGISNEKPEVKIGVSVKQQFTEEEIYKDRDSQITAIEKTFEDAQKSISQHYSKPRVTPVEVMPVFPDFKMWINPCAQVIFDSDPAPKDTSGAAALEMMSQAMIRGMMDEEGNQFVAYFLPVEETLKKRKRDQEEEMDYAPDDVYDYKIAREYNWNVKNKASKGYEENYFFIFREGDGVYYNELETRVRLSKRRAKAGVQSGTNALLVVKHRDMNEKELEAQEARKAQLENHEPEEEEEEEMETEEKEAGGSDEEREKGSSSEKEGSEDERSGSESEREEGDRDEASDKSGSGEDESSEDEARAARDKEEIFGSDADSEDDADSDDEDRGQAHGSDNDSDSGSDGGGQRSRSRSASPFPSGSEHSAQEDGSEAAASDSSEADSDSD, from the exons ATGGCGCCCACCATCCAGACCCAGGCCCAGCGGGAGGATGGCCACAG GCCCAATTCTCACCGGACTCTGCCTGAGAG GTCTGGAGTGGTCTGCCGAGTCAAGTACTGCAATAGCCTCCCTGACATCCCCTTCGACCCCAAGTTCATCACCTACCCCTTTGACCAGAACAG GTTCGTCCAGTACAAAGCAACTTCCTTGGAAAAACAGCACAAACACGACCTCTTGACTGAGCCAGACCTGGGGGTCACCATTGACCTTATCAACCCTGACACCTACCGCATTGACCCAAATG TACTCCTAGATCCAGCTGATGAGAAGCTTTTGGAAGAGGAGATTCAAGCTCCCACAAGCTCCAagag ATCCCAGCAGCATGCGAAGGTGGTGCCTTGGATGCGGAAGACAGAGTACATCTCCACTGAGTTCAATCGTTATGGCATCTCCAATGAGAAGCCTGAGGTCAA GATTGGGGTTTCTGTGAAGCAACAGttcactgaagaagaaatataCAAAGACAGAGATAGCCAGATCACAGCCATTGAGAAGACTTTTGAGGACGCCCAGAAATCA ATCTCCCAGCATTACAGCAAGCCCCGAGTGACACCGGTGGAGGTCATGCCTGTCTTCCCAGATTTTAAG ATGTGGATCAACCCATGCGCTCAGGTAATTTTTGACTCAGACCCAGCCCCCAAGGACACAAGTGGTGCAGCTGCGTTGGAGATGATGTCTCAGGCCATGATCAG AGGCATGATGGATGAGGAAGGGAACCAGTTTGTGGCCTATTTCCTGCCTGTGGAAGAGACACTGAAGAAGCGAAAGCGGGACCAGGAGGAGGAGATGGACTATGCACCAGATGATGT GTATGACTACAAGATTGCTCGGGAGTACAACTGGAACGTGAAGAACAAAGCTAGCAAGGGCTACGAAGAAAACTACTTCTTCATCTTCCGGGAGGGTGATGGGGTTTACTACAATGAGTTGGAGACCAG GGTCCGCCTGAGTAAACGCCGGGCAAAGGCTGGGGTTCAGTCGGGTACCAATGCCCTGCTTGTGGTCAAGCACCGGGACATGAACGAGAAGGAATTAGAAGCCCAG GAAGCACGGAAGGCCCAGCTGGAGAACCATGAacctgaggaggaagaggaagaagagatggagacagaagagaaagaagccgGGGGCTCAG atgaggagagagagaagggcagcaGCAGTGAGAAGGAAGGCAGCGAGGATGAGCGCTCAGGCAGTGAGAGCGAACGGGAAGAGGGTGACAGGGACGAGGCAAGTGACAAGAGTGGTAGCGGCGAGGACGAGAGCAGTGAGGATGAGGCCCGGGCCGCTCGGGACAAAGAGGAGATCTTTGGCAGCGATGCGGATTCAGAAGACGATGCGGATTCTGATGATGAGGACAGAGGCCAGGCCCATGGCAGTGATAATGATTCGGACAGCGGCAGTGACGGGGGTGGCCAGCGGAGCCGGAGCCGCAGCGCCAGTCCCTTCCCCAGTGGCAGCGAGCACTCAGCCCAGGAGGATGGCAGTGAAGCAGCAGCTTCTGATTCCAGTGAAGCCGATAGTGACAGTGACTGA